In one Rutidosis leptorrhynchoides isolate AG116_Rl617_1_P2 chromosome 8, CSIRO_AGI_Rlap_v1, whole genome shotgun sequence genomic region, the following are encoded:
- the LOC139862865 gene encoding NAC domain-containing protein 7-like encodes MNTFSHVPPGFRFHPTDEELVDYYLRKKINSRPIELDVIRDVDLYKIEPWDLQELCRLGTEEQNDWYFFSHKDKKYPTGSRTNRATAAGFWKATGRDKAIYSKHDLVGMRKTLVYYKGRAPNGLKSDWIMHEYRLETDENATTTQEEGWVVCRVFKKRLPVMRRASEQELMWCDDQQISFMPEIDHSPTLNNIRSNLANNVFNQYPYGSCKQELDHIQNYQSTPDHHLQLPLLESPKLLPTCNSSMPIYGIDINHGGSNSFQPSMHTQDHNNNIQLHQGQNFNDHQVTNWRVLDKFVASQFHNQDDVLAKGNQDQLYHNEENQITVPEDASNSISGCQIDLWK; translated from the exons ATGAACACTTTTTCACATGTTCCCCCTGGCTTTCGATTCCATCCTACCGACGAAGAACTTGTGGATTACTACCTTCGAAAAAAGATTAACTCCAGACCAATTGAACTAGACGTCATCAGAGATGTCGATCTTTACAAAATTGAGCCATGGGATCTTCAAG AGCTATGCAGGCTAGGTACGGAAGAACAGAACGATTGGTATTTCTTTAGTCATAAAGATAAGAAGTACCCGACGGGGTCTCGCACAAATAGAGCTACTGCAGCTGGATTTTGGAAAGCAACTGGAAGGGATAAAGCGATTTACTCAAAACATGATTTggttgggatgagaaaaacattgGTTTACTACAAAGGCCGTGCGCCTAATGGTCTTAAATCTGATTGGATCATGCATGAATATCGCCTTGAAACAGACGAAAATGCAACCACAACACAG gaagAAGGGTGGGTGGTGTGTAGGGTTTTTAAGAAAAGACTGCCAGTTATGAGGAGAGCAAGTGAGCAAGAGCTAATGTGGTGCGACGATCAACAAATCTCGTTCATGCCTGAAATTGATCACTCGCCAACGCTAAATAACATTCGATCGAACTTAGCTAACAATGTTTTTAACCAATACCCTTATGGTTCTTGCAAGCAAGAACTAGATCATATTCAAAATTACCAGAGTACCCCTGATCACCACCTCCAACTCCCTCTTCTAGAGAGCCCAAAACTTCTCCCAACCTGCAATTCTTCCATGCCGATTTACGGTATTGACATAAACCATGGCGGCAGCAATAGTTTTCAGCCTTCCATGCACACTCAagaccataacaacaacattcagTTACATCAAGGCCAAAACTTTAATGATCATCAAGTGACAAATTGGCGCGTTCTTGACAAGTTTGTTGCATCGCAATTTCATAACCAGGACGATGTTTTAGCTAAAGGAAATCAAGATCAATTGTATCATAATGAAGAAAACCAAATAACAGTTCCAGAAGATGCATCAAATTCCATTTCTGGTTGCCAAATAGATCTATGGAAATGA